A window of the Euzebya pacifica genome harbors these coding sequences:
- a CDS encoding family 78 glycoside hydrolase catalytic domain, producing MSHVNGSLRSRARTSTVIALVLAMTYLVAPPAPAQGQPPSVAGLLTDGLTEPLGIDGDAPRFSWQLRADRRGVAQTAYQVRVASSEAALDTPDVWDSGRVDSTQQLDVEFDGPSLQSGTRYHWQVRVWDEDGEVSTWSDPAFFETGLLSPTDWNAEWIGADAPSIDPAWTDVVISFTASEITAALGVFFRGASEGNAYMWQISEAEHALRPHVRVNGGWSTPPATPFPDGFDFAAPHDYEIRVEGTTITTSVDGVELASTTDTTHTAPGLMGFRTSGGEGGRVDDLTVTSVDGQVLLDADFATDEGLFRAGTVVDGHLRVSGDAEAWMVRPDPVPVLRTEFATTPGRTITSARVYASARGVYELRLNGHPVGDHDLAPGWTDYNDRIQHQTHDVTDLVVAGDNAFAGELADGWWSGHVAMFGAGHYGTDNSLIAQLHITYDDGSTQVVATDAGWRATGGPRTAADILHGETFDARRATELGAWDQPGYDDTSWDGVVLRPSATDRLEPQTDQPVRITQELPATFLQTTEEGTHVYDLGQNMVGTVRLTVHGQPGDVVRLRHAEVLNPDGTVYTDNLRGAQATDRYVIASDQPETWTPEFTFHGFRYLEVAGLATPPPADGIVGLVKGTDGPLVSTLDTSSDLVDRLHQNITWGMRGNFLSIPTDTPARDERMGWTGDINVFARTAVYNMDSQAFLTKWLQDLRDSQRGDGALPGVAPVVPGRFDGGYGSAGWMDAGVNVPWTLWQAYGDTTVIEENYQMMVDYLGYLQATSTDGIRNVGGYNDWLNLDDHTPQEVIDTAFVAKSARQLAQMAAAIGNDTDAQTYTDLYESVRAAFIEEFVADDGTVHGDSQTAYILTITNDLAPADRADVVAEQFVETLARRDYHLSTGFLGVDGLLPALTAIGRTDIAYLLLQHTDYPSWGYEIGWGATTIWERWNSIAEDGSFGPTSMNSFNHYAYGAVGEWMYRTMAGVSAAAPGYASVLIDPEVGDGIDHVDFGHETRYGLVRSAWATGPDGFSLDVTIPAGATGRVHVPAPAAWAVMEGDGPATDAEHVTLVGSEDGDVVLDVGSGTYAFTVDPALSSLGHARTELDALLERVGELEDGNALPDGAAAHIGEDVDTILAELDAAVQAQATGALGVDEVHRAIAGADALRAWMLEEIGGALGTTLADRLGTVIGYLSTASAGLLDLSVMLHAPADALPRDVVSVSVAVDNAGPDDVAGVTADVAAPDGWAVVPTGTPSTDLPAGGSATHGFDVTVPASTGPGPVTLTGTLSWTRAGGTAVLPVAGDLTVAPALELTDITTDVAEVEPGDTVAVTATLRNITDRRIPGSVDLLAPAGWATAGSSPFDIGPGVEVEVTKHAVVPHGITAGSATLVLALGDTEIERLSTTVVVVLSNPPATSIDHVDLGDQASEQAHGLTASPASGTSMEAGLTRRYTNATQPGGWFEFDVAVPDGEPFVLRAVETYDKAQLKDYDLLVDGEVAHVRRHQRSDGGEGTVTYQVQVSARADGVDSVRLRFHDTGTAYDPSIADVWVMEDGDPIEPPVDDPIVTDPTDPTDPTDPTEPTEPTEPDDGVTHPGEDDDDGDGLPDDLDLVDVLRLANEGNGGDPTRLSVLLSKLLDGLSGPAFARAAVPTVLLASDTVFADALASGSLQRDGARLLLNDPTVLEDSVLEEIQRLGAAHVTVLGGIDAISQAVEDSLVDEGITVDRLAGTTRIETAIAVADAAGVDADVLLARSHAAGDDPSQAFADSLATGGWASGNELPIYLTQTDRLTDSTASAFTTTQPDRTMVIGGTAAIADTVVEAITDSGMSADRIHGSTRFATATAVAEARGFTADAPADRIVVVEGQAGSAWVAGFTAAALSGQLDAPIVLVNGDTVPDETSAFLADAFVPTDGPVPVTCVASAEACEAVARLVGFGS from the coding sequence ATGTCCCATGTCAATGGGTCGCTGCGCTCGCGCGCACGCACATCAACCGTCATCGCACTCGTGCTGGCCATGACCTACCTGGTCGCGCCACCCGCGCCTGCCCAGGGCCAGCCACCCTCCGTGGCGGGCCTGCTCACCGACGGCCTCACCGAGCCGCTCGGCATCGACGGTGACGCGCCTCGGTTCAGCTGGCAGCTCCGCGCCGACCGACGAGGCGTGGCGCAGACCGCCTACCAGGTCCGCGTCGCATCCTCGGAGGCCGCGCTGGACACCCCCGACGTCTGGGACAGCGGCAGGGTCGACTCGACCCAGCAGCTCGACGTGGAGTTCGACGGACCGTCGCTCCAGTCGGGCACGCGCTACCACTGGCAGGTGCGCGTCTGGGACGAGGACGGCGAGGTGTCCACCTGGAGCGACCCGGCGTTCTTCGAAACGGGCTTGCTGAGCCCCACGGACTGGAACGCGGAGTGGATCGGGGCCGACGCACCCTCGATCGACCCTGCCTGGACCGACGTCGTGATCAGCTTCACGGCCTCGGAGATCACCGCAGCGTTGGGAGTGTTCTTCCGCGGCGCCTCCGAGGGCAACGCCTACATGTGGCAGATCAGCGAGGCCGAGCACGCGCTCCGACCACACGTGCGCGTCAACGGCGGCTGGTCCACCCCACCGGCCACCCCCTTCCCGGACGGCTTCGACTTCGCCGCCCCCCACGACTACGAGATCCGCGTCGAGGGCACGACGATCACCACCTCCGTGGACGGCGTCGAGCTGGCCAGCACGACCGACACCACCCACACCGCCCCGGGCCTGATGGGCTTTCGCACGAGCGGCGGCGAGGGCGGTCGGGTCGACGACCTGACCGTGACCTCCGTCGACGGCCAGGTGTTGCTGGACGCCGACTTCGCCACCGACGAGGGACTGTTCCGGGCCGGCACCGTCGTCGACGGGCACCTGCGCGTGTCCGGTGACGCCGAGGCGTGGATGGTGCGGCCCGATCCCGTCCCGGTGCTGCGCACTGAGTTCGCCACCACGCCCGGACGGACCATCACGTCCGCTCGGGTGTATGCGTCGGCCCGGGGTGTCTACGAGCTGCGCCTCAACGGCCACCCGGTCGGTGACCACGACCTGGCCCCCGGCTGGACCGACTACAACGACCGCATCCAGCACCAGACCCACGACGTCACCGACCTGGTGGTCGCGGGCGACAACGCCTTCGCCGGTGAGCTGGCGGACGGCTGGTGGTCCGGCCACGTGGCCATGTTCGGCGCCGGGCACTACGGCACCGACAACTCCCTCATCGCCCAGCTGCACATCACCTACGACGACGGCAGCACCCAGGTGGTGGCCACCGACGCCGGTTGGCGCGCCACCGGGGGCCCGCGCACCGCGGCCGACATCCTGCACGGCGAGACCTTCGACGCCCGCCGTGCCACCGAGCTCGGCGCGTGGGACCAGCCCGGTTACGACGACACGTCCTGGGACGGCGTGGTCCTGCGTCCCTCCGCCACCGACCGGCTGGAGCCGCAGACCGACCAGCCCGTGCGGATCACACAGGAGCTGCCCGCCACGTTCCTGCAGACCACCGAGGAGGGGACCCACGTCTACGACCTGGGTCAGAACATGGTCGGCACGGTGCGGCTGACCGTGCACGGCCAGCCCGGTGACGTCGTCCGCCTTCGCCACGCCGAGGTGCTCAACCCCGACGGCACCGTGTACACCGACAACCTGCGCGGGGCACAGGCAACCGACCGCTACGTCATCGCCAGCGACCAGCCCGAGACCTGGACCCCGGAGTTCACCTTCCACGGCTTCCGCTACCTCGAGGTCGCCGGGCTTGCGACACCCCCACCCGCCGACGGCATTGTCGGACTGGTCAAGGGTACCGACGGTCCGCTGGTGTCGACGCTGGACACCAGCTCGGACCTGGTCGACCGGCTGCACCAGAACATCACCTGGGGCATGCGGGGCAACTTCCTCTCCATCCCCACCGACACCCCCGCCCGTGACGAACGGATGGGCTGGACCGGCGACATCAACGTCTTCGCCCGCACCGCGGTCTACAACATGGACTCCCAGGCGTTCCTCACCAAGTGGCTGCAGGACCTGCGGGACAGCCAGCGCGGCGATGGGGCCCTGCCGGGCGTGGCCCCGGTCGTTCCCGGCCGGTTCGACGGCGGCTACGGCTCCGCAGGATGGATGGACGCCGGGGTCAACGTGCCCTGGACGTTGTGGCAGGCCTACGGTGACACCACGGTGATCGAGGAGAACTACCAGATGATGGTGGACTACCTCGGCTACCTGCAGGCCACCTCCACCGACGGCATCCGCAACGTGGGCGGCTACAACGACTGGCTCAACCTCGACGACCACACGCCGCAGGAGGTCATCGACACCGCGTTCGTGGCCAAGAGCGCACGCCAGCTCGCCCAGATGGCCGCGGCGATCGGCAACGACACCGATGCTCAGACCTACACCGACCTGTACGAGTCGGTCCGGGCGGCCTTCATCGAGGAGTTCGTCGCCGACGACGGCACCGTCCACGGGGACAGCCAGACCGCCTACATCCTGACCATCACCAACGACCTGGCGCCCGCCGATCGCGCCGACGTCGTCGCCGAGCAGTTCGTGGAGACCCTGGCGCGACGCGACTACCACCTCTCCACGGGGTTCCTCGGCGTCGACGGGCTGCTGCCTGCCCTGACCGCCATCGGCCGCACCGACATCGCCTACCTGCTGCTGCAGCACACCGACTACCCCTCGTGGGGCTACGAGATCGGCTGGGGTGCAACCACCATCTGGGAGCGCTGGAACTCCATCGCCGAGGACGGCAGCTTCGGACCCACGTCGATGAACTCCTTCAACCACTACGCCTACGGCGCGGTCGGTGAGTGGATGTACCGCACGATGGCCGGTGTGTCTGCCGCGGCGCCGGGCTATGCCAGCGTGCTGATCGACCCCGAGGTGGGCGACGGGATCGACCATGTCGACTTCGGCCACGAGACCCGGTACGGACTCGTGCGGAGTGCCTGGGCCACCGGGCCCGACGGCTTCTCCCTGGACGTCACGATTCCCGCCGGCGCCACGGGCCGGGTGCACGTGCCGGCCCCGGCCGCATGGGCGGTCATGGAAGGGGACGGCCCCGCCACGGACGCCGAGCACGTCACGCTGGTCGGCAGCGAGGACGGCGACGTCGTCCTCGACGTCGGCTCCGGCACCTACGCGTTCACCGTCGACCCTGCACTGTCCTCGCTCGGTCATGCGCGGACCGAACTCGATGCGCTCCTCGAGAGGGTCGGCGAGCTCGAGGACGGCAACGCCCTTCCCGATGGCGCCGCAGCGCACATCGGGGAGGACGTCGACACCATCCTGGCCGAGCTCGACGCGGCCGTGCAGGCCCAGGCCACGGGCGCCCTCGGCGTCGACGAGGTCCACCGGGCCATCGCTGGCGCCGATGCCCTTCGCGCCTGGATGCTCGAGGAGATCGGTGGTGCCCTCGGCACCACCCTCGCTGATCGACTTGGCACCGTCATCGGGTACCTGTCCACCGCCTCGGCGGGTCTGCTGGACCTGTCGGTGATGCTGCACGCACCTGCCGACGCCCTGCCTCGGGACGTCGTCTCGGTATCGGTCGCGGTCGACAACGCCGGTCCGGATGACGTTGCCGGTGTGACGGCCGACGTCGCTGCACCAGACGGTTGGGCGGTCGTGCCGACCGGCACGCCATCGACCGACCTCCCGGCCGGCGGGTCCGCCACACACGGCTTCGACGTGACGGTCCCGGCGTCGACCGGTCCCGGCCCGGTCACGCTCACCGGCACCCTCTCGTGGACCCGTGCGGGGGGAACGGCGGTCCTTCCCGTCGCCGGTGACCTCACCGTGGCCCCAGCGCTGGAGCTGACCGACATCACCACCGATGTGGCCGAGGTCGAGCCCGGCGACACCGTCGCCGTCACCGCGACCCTCCGCAACATCACCGACCGGCGCATCCCCGGATCAGTCGACCTCCTGGCCCCCGCGGGCTGGGCAACGGCCGGCTCCTCCCCCTTCGACATCGGCCCGGGTGTCGAGGTCGAGGTCACCAAGCACGCGGTCGTCCCCCACGGGATCACCGCCGGAAGCGCAACGCTCGTGCTCGCGCTCGGCGACACCGAGATCGAGCGGCTCTCGACGACGGTCGTTGTGGTGCTGTCCAACCCGCCAGCCACGTCGATCGACCACGTCGACCTCGGGGACCAGGCATCGGAACAGGCCCATGGCCTGACCGCCTCACCTGCCTCCGGGACGTCGATGGAGGCCGGGCTGACCCGTCGGTACACCAACGCCACCCAACCCGGCGGCTGGTTCGAGTTCGACGTCGCCGTCCCGGACGGGGAACCGTTCGTCCTCCGTGCCGTCGAGACCTACGACAAGGCACAGCTGAAGGACTACGACCTTCTCGTCGACGGCGAGGTCGCGCACGTCCGCAGGCACCAGCGCAGCGACGGCGGCGAGGGCACGGTGACCTACCAGGTCCAGGTCTCGGCCCGGGCCGATGGTGTGGACTCGGTCCGGCTGCGGTTCCACGACACCGGGACCGCCTACGACCCCTCGATCGCGGATGTCTGGGTCATGGAAGACGGTGACCCGATCGAGCCACCCGTGGACGATCCGATCGTGACTGACCCGACCGACCCGACCGACCCGACCGACCCGACCGAGCCGACCGAGCCGACCGAGCCGGACGACGGGGTGACCCATCCCGGCGAGGACGACGACGACGGCGACGGCCTGCCCGACGACCTCGACCTCGTGGACGTCCTGCGGCTGGCCAACGAGGGCAACGGTGGCGACCCGACCCGCCTGTCGGTGCTGCTGTCGAAGCTGCTCGACGGTCTGAGCGGCCCGGCGTTCGCCAGAGCTGCCGTCCCGACCGTGCTGCTGGCCTCCGACACGGTCTTCGCCGATGCGCTGGCCTCCGGCAGCCTCCAGCGCGACGGGGCTCGTCTGCTGCTCAACGACCCCACCGTCCTCGAGGACTCGGTGCTGGAGGAGATCCAGCGTCTGGGGGCCGCCCACGTGACCGTCCTCGGTGGCATCGATGCCATCAGCCAGGCGGTGGAGGATTCGCTTGTCGACGAGGGCATCACCGTGGACCGACTCGCCGGCACGACACGGATCGAGACAGCGATCGCCGTGGCAGATGCGGCCGGGGTGGACGCCGACGTACTGCTGGCCCGTTCGCATGCTGCCGGGGACGACCCGTCGCAGGCGTTCGCCGATTCGCTGGCGACCGGCGGATGGGCGTCCGGCAACGAGCTGCCGATCTACCTGACACAGACGGATCGGCTCACCGACTCCACCGCCTCGGCGTTCACCACGACACAGCCCGATCGCACCATGGTGATCGGTGGGACTGCGGCGATCGCCGATACCGTCGTGGAGGCCATCACCGACAGCGGCATGTCGGCTGACCGCATCCACGGGTCCACCCGCTTCGCGACCGCAACGGCCGTGGCGGAGGCCCGTGGCTTCACCGCCGATGCCCCTGCCGACCGCATCGTCGTGGTCGAGGGACAAGCCGGGTCCGCCTGGGTGGCGGGCTTCACAGCTGCCGCGCTGAGCGGCCAGCTCGATGCCCCGATCGTGCTCGTCAACGGCGACACCGTGCCCGACGAGACAAGCGCCTTCCTGGCCGACGCGTTCGTCCCCACCGACGGGCCGGTCCCGGTGACCTGCGTCGCCTCGGCCGAGGCCTGCGAGGCCGTCGCACGACTGGTGGGCTTCGGCAGCTAG
- a CDS encoding cation:proton antiporter — MHLDLVNLLAVIAAAWTAGRLCTRIGYPAILGELLVGILLGPAALGLLEGDDALMVLAELGVLLMMTLIGMEIDLGDLRRASWPGLLAAVGGFVTPFVLGYLAVIAFGGDPIAGIFVGLAVGVTSLATKSRILSDLGLLDTRMAHVMMAGALLSDTATLLVFAGVIGFVEVGSVDAAGIGRVALEAVVFFGVAGLLGWKAFPIIGRLVGRSAERGRTATFLVIVVLALGFAELAELAGLHAILGSFVAGLFIRKDTFHPRVVRQTEGVLHDVSIGFLAPIFFVTAGFEVSFDVFRTDLALLLTIVGVAFAGKILGTALFYLPSGRGWREGLTVGMAMNGRGAVEIVVAGIGLEAGIITTEIFSILVFMAIFTTATVPLLLKWGVDWLARRGELERSGQSRKGTILVGAGPVARALAERMPGPVCVIDVNRDHCDAAEAMGLRAICGDALDEAVLRQAGAGGARTLIAMTANSEVNVLAVQLGHELFAVPELSVLLGRSASDAVGQILSMVGARPMDRTAADIAAWDQHLREGVTVADDVEVGVDGAGLPALQSSEDVLPLVVTSNDDARLFRAVDDLHPGDRVAVLRRSAAGGGTSSSSTTSSRAAT; from the coding sequence GTGCACCTCGACCTCGTGAACCTGCTGGCCGTGATCGCTGCGGCGTGGACAGCCGGGCGGTTGTGCACGCGGATCGGTTATCCCGCCATCCTCGGTGAGCTCCTCGTCGGCATCCTGCTCGGACCGGCCGCCCTCGGCCTGCTCGAGGGGGACGACGCGTTGATGGTGCTCGCGGAGCTCGGTGTCCTGCTGATGATGACGCTCATCGGCATGGAGATCGACCTGGGCGACCTGCGCCGTGCCTCGTGGCCGGGGCTCCTCGCGGCAGTCGGCGGGTTCGTCACCCCGTTCGTCCTCGGCTATCTGGCCGTCATCGCCTTCGGCGGCGACCCGATCGCCGGGATCTTCGTCGGCCTTGCCGTCGGGGTGACCTCGCTGGCCACCAAGTCACGGATCCTGTCCGACCTCGGCTTGCTCGACACACGCATGGCGCACGTGATGATGGCCGGTGCGCTGCTCAGCGACACCGCGACCCTCCTCGTCTTCGCGGGCGTCATCGGGTTCGTCGAGGTGGGCTCGGTCGACGCCGCCGGGATCGGCCGCGTGGCGCTGGAGGCCGTCGTGTTCTTCGGGGTCGCAGGCCTGCTGGGATGGAAGGCCTTCCCCATCATCGGGCGGCTGGTCGGACGATCCGCCGAGCGCGGTCGTACCGCGACGTTCCTCGTGATCGTCGTCCTCGCCCTGGGGTTCGCCGAGCTGGCCGAGCTGGCCGGACTCCACGCGATCCTCGGCTCGTTCGTGGCCGGGCTCTTCATCCGCAAGGACACGTTCCACCCGCGGGTCGTCCGCCAGACCGAGGGGGTGCTGCACGACGTCTCCATCGGCTTCCTCGCCCCCATCTTCTTCGTGACCGCCGGGTTCGAGGTGTCCTTCGACGTCTTCCGGACCGACCTGGCGCTCCTGCTGACCATCGTCGGCGTGGCCTTCGCCGGCAAGATCCTCGGCACCGCGCTGTTCTACCTGCCCAGCGGACGCGGATGGCGCGAGGGGCTGACCGTCGGCATGGCCATGAACGGCCGGGGTGCCGTGGAGATCGTCGTGGCCGGCATCGGCCTCGAGGCCGGCATCATCACCACCGAGATCTTCTCCATCCTGGTCTTCATGGCGATCTTCACGACCGCCACCGTGCCGCTGCTGCTGAAGTGGGGCGTGGACTGGTTGGCGCGACGCGGTGAGCTCGAGCGCAGCGGCCAGTCCCGCAAGGGCACGATCCTGGTGGGTGCAGGACCCGTGGCGCGGGCCTTGGCCGAACGGATGCCCGGTCCGGTGTGCGTCATCGACGTCAACCGCGACCACTGCGACGCGGCCGAGGCCATGGGCCTGCGGGCCATCTGCGGGGACGCCCTCGACGAGGCCGTCCTGCGCCAGGCGGGCGCCGGCGGCGCCCGGACGCTGATCGCGATGACCGCCAACTCCGAGGTCAACGTGCTCGCAGTCCAGCTCGGCCACGAGCTGTTCGCCGTCCCCGAGCTGTCGGTCCTGCTCGGCCGGAGCGCCAGCGACGCCGTCGGCCAGATCCTGTCCATGGTCGGTGCCCGGCCGATGGACCGAACCGCCGCGGACATCGCGGCGTGGGACCAGCACCTTCGTGAGGGCGTGACCGTCGCCGACGACGTCGAGGTCGGTGTCGACGGCGCCGGCCTGCCCGCCCTGCAGTCATCGGAGGACGTGCTCCCGCTGGTCGTGACCAGCAACGACGACGCACGGCTGTTCCGTGCGGTCGACGACCTCCATCCCGGGGACCGGGTCGCCGTCCTCCGGCGATCGGCCGCCGGCGGGGGGACGTCCTCGTCGTCCACAACGTCCTCGCGCGCCGCCACCTGA
- a CDS encoding molybdopterin oxidoreductase family protein, translating to MSITVETHCPYCALDCGLKLQVDQGRVTGSTKWKGSPLSRGGLCTKGITAWQQVHHEDRVRTPLVRWDGRLRPATWDEALDAAANGFLKLRDRYGPAVNAVLGGGSLTNEKAYLLGKLARLGLKTPHIDPNGRLCMTSAGAAAMQAFGVDRAMTPLEHLPAADVVVVVGANLPDAFPLIMPLVTRARRRGTKFVVVDPRGSKLVKDDDIHLAVRPGTDTALAAGLLREIAVLGGVDWPFVLERTTGADDAIAATEGWDLERTSLTAGVGITEIARAASWIAGARNGMILHARGVEQQVNGVQGVLSWINIALARGWAGRKGCGVMPMTGQRNGQGGREHGQRCDQLPGYRSIDDPADRAVVAERWGVTPEELPGRGRTYVELLHDAERGAVKGMLVMSANPAVSGPNGARIRRCLDAVEHMVVVDPFMSETARYASVVLPGNTFAEEDGTITTTEGRVVRIDQAVPPIAIRSDLDVIRGLAHRLGVRDKFDFHTGREVFEELKALSAGGIADYSGMDWDALRDKGGVFWPATRDNPDGTEILHTERFGHPDGLARMVPVVPSGPSTLPDADHPLVLTTGRHRDHYLSGNQTRRIPAQADRASAPILEVHPRTAAVMRLVEGEPVEVTSHQATITLRWAPNNRLRRDTVFVAWHWEGVNDLTDDALDPISRIAAVKHTPVAIRPAVTTVGPSVPALRGEAVGA from the coding sequence ATGAGCATCACCGTGGAGACGCACTGCCCCTACTGCGCCCTTGACTGCGGCCTGAAGCTGCAGGTCGACCAGGGCCGTGTGACCGGGTCGACCAAGTGGAAGGGCTCGCCGCTCTCCAGGGGTGGCCTGTGCACCAAGGGCATCACCGCATGGCAGCAGGTCCACCACGAGGACCGCGTCCGCACGCCGCTGGTCCGGTGGGACGGCCGGCTGCGCCCCGCGACCTGGGACGAGGCGCTGGACGCCGCAGCCAACGGTTTCCTGAAGCTGCGCGACCGCTACGGACCCGCGGTCAACGCGGTCCTCGGCGGCGGGTCGTTGACCAACGAGAAGGCCTACCTGCTGGGCAAGCTCGCCCGGCTGGGCCTGAAGACCCCGCACATCGACCCCAACGGCCGGCTCTGCATGACGTCCGCGGGTGCCGCCGCGATGCAGGCCTTCGGGGTGGACCGTGCCATGACCCCCCTGGAGCACCTGCCCGCCGCGGACGTGGTCGTCGTCGTGGGCGCCAACCTGCCCGACGCCTTCCCGCTGATCATGCCCCTGGTCACCAGGGCCCGACGACGGGGCACCAAGTTCGTCGTCGTCGACCCGCGCGGTTCCAAGCTGGTCAAGGACGACGACATCCACCTCGCCGTCCGCCCGGGCACCGACACGGCGCTGGCCGCGGGTCTGCTCCGCGAGATCGCCGTCCTGGGCGGCGTCGACTGGCCGTTCGTCCTCGAGCGCACCACCGGGGCCGACGACGCGATCGCGGCCACCGAGGGCTGGGACCTCGAGCGCACCTCCCTGACCGCAGGGGTCGGCATCACCGAGATCGCCCGGGCGGCCAGCTGGATCGCCGGTGCACGCAACGGGATGATCCTGCACGCCCGCGGGGTCGAGCAGCAGGTCAACGGGGTCCAGGGCGTCCTGTCGTGGATCAACATCGCCCTGGCGCGCGGGTGGGCCGGCCGCAAGGGCTGCGGCGTCATGCCGATGACCGGACAGCGCAACGGACAGGGCGGTCGGGAACACGGCCAGCGCTGCGACCAGCTGCCCGGCTACCGCTCCATCGACGACCCCGCCGATCGAGCGGTCGTCGCCGAACGCTGGGGGGTGACGCCCGAGGAGCTGCCCGGTCGCGGTCGGACCTACGTCGAGCTGCTGCACGACGCCGAACGCGGTGCCGTCAAGGGCATGCTCGTGATGTCGGCCAACCCCGCGGTGTCGGGACCGAACGGTGCGCGGATCCGACGGTGCCTCGACGCCGTCGAGCACATGGTCGTCGTCGACCCGTTCATGTCCGAGACCGCCCGCTACGCCTCGGTCGTCCTGCCCGGCAACACCTTCGCCGAGGAGGACGGCACCATCACCACCACGGAGGGACGGGTCGTCCGGATCGACCAAGCGGTCCCGCCGATCGCCATCCGTAGCGACCTCGACGTGATCCGTGGCCTGGCCCACCGGCTCGGGGTGCGCGACAAGTTCGACTTCCACACCGGCCGGGAGGTCTTCGAGGAGCTGAAGGCCCTGTCGGCGGGTGGCATCGCCGACTACTCCGGCATGGACTGGGACGCCCTGCGGGACAAGGGAGGGGTCTTCTGGCCGGCCACGAGGGACAACCCCGACGGCACCGAGATCCTGCACACCGAACGGTTCGGCCACCCCGACGGGCTGGCCCGGATGGTTCCCGTCGTGCCGTCCGGACCGTCCACGCTGCCCGACGCCGACCATCCGCTGGTTTTGACCACCGGTCGGCATCGCGACCACTACCTGTCGGGCAACCAGACCCGCCGGATCCCTGCCCAGGCCGACCGGGCATCGGCACCGATCCTCGAGGTCCATCCACGGACCGCCGCGGTCATGCGACTGGTCGAGGGCGAGCCGGTCGAGGTCACCTCCCACCAGGCCACGATCACGCTCCGCTGGGCCCCCAACAACCGGCTTCGTCGCGACACGGTCTTCGTCGCCTGGCACTGGGAAGGCGTCAACGACCTGACCGACGACGCCCTCGATCCCATCTCCCGCATCGCCGCGGTCAAGCACACCCCCGTCGCCATCCGCCCCGCCGTCACCACCGTGGGCCCCTCCGTGCCCGCCCTGCGGGGCGAGGCCGTCGGCGCCTGA
- a CDS encoding uroporphyrinogen-III synthase, with translation MESTVVAVTGARRGQELVDAFARRGATVVHAPMLSGDHPAADEEIAVDTRLILDLQPQWIVATTGVGMRLWLEAAGRAGHHADLTALLQGTRCLARGAKAAGGLAGAGIKPVWTAPRETDATVAGWLAQHALAGDGVAVQLHGGHPRAYDVLADKGMDVVSVLPYRTGPPTDMDRARDLVERLLAGEVDVIAFTSPGAVRNLVDVAESFGEDCTTLLRAIVTTRTAIAAVGPVTAGTCEDLGLLVRMQPTRYRSMDLVREVESWVARQPHERSTHVTLDPSASAARVDDIVISLGKREYLVLATLSRRSGGVCRTEELLVSGWGHEAPDDASTVKHQVARLRRKLDGTSVAIQTVRGVGYRLVAAG, from the coding sequence TTGGAGTCCACCGTTGTTGCCGTGACAGGAGCCCGCCGCGGCCAGGAGCTGGTCGACGCGTTCGCCCGGCGTGGCGCCACCGTCGTGCATGCGCCGATGCTGTCGGGCGACCACCCGGCCGCTGACGAGGAGATCGCCGTGGACACTCGGCTGATCCTGGACCTGCAGCCGCAGTGGATCGTGGCCACCACCGGCGTCGGCATGCGGCTGTGGCTGGAGGCCGCCGGACGCGCCGGCCACCACGCCGACCTGACGGCGCTGCTGCAGGGCACCCGCTGCCTGGCCCGAGGCGCGAAGGCCGCCGGGGGGCTGGCCGGGGCCGGCATCAAGCCGGTCTGGACCGCCCCGCGCGAGACCGACGCCACGGTCGCCGGGTGGCTGGCGCAGCACGCGCTTGCCGGGGACGGGGTGGCCGTTCAGCTCCACGGCGGCCACCCGCGCGCCTACGACGTCCTCGCCGACAAGGGCATGGATGTCGTCTCGGTGCTGCCGTATCGCACCGGTCCGCCAACGGACATGGACCGGGCACGTGACCTGGTCGAGCGGCTGCTGGCCGGCGAGGTCGACGTGATCGCGTTCACCTCACCCGGCGCGGTCCGCAACCTGGTCGACGTGGCCGAGTCCTTCGGCGAGGACTGCACGACCCTCCTGCGTGCGATCGTGACCACCCGAACCGCCATCGCGGCGGTCGGACCGGTCACGGCGGGAACCTGTGAGGACCTGGGGCTGCTGGTCCGGATGCAGCCGACCCGGTACCGCTCGATGGACCTGGTCCGCGAGGTCGAGTCCTGGGTGGCACGCCAACCCCACGAGCGGTCGACACACGTGACGCTGGACCCATCGGCATCGGCGGCCCGTGTCGACGACATCGTGATCTCGCTCGGCAAGCGGGAGTACCTGGTCCTTGCCACGCTGTCGCGCCGGTCGGGCGGGGTGTGCCGCACCGAGGAGCTGCTCGTGTCCGGGTGGGGCCACGAGGCGCCGGACGACGCGTCCACCGTCAAGCACCAGGTCGCGAGGTTGCGCCGCAAGCTCGACGGGACGTCGGTTGCCATCCAGACCGTCCGCGGCGTCGGCTACCGCCTGGTCGCCGCCGGCTGA